One stretch of Paroedura picta isolate Pp20150507F chromosome 13, Ppicta_v3.0, whole genome shotgun sequence DNA includes these proteins:
- the DYNLL1 gene encoding dynein light chain 1, cytoplasmic, with product MSDRKAVIKNADMSEEMQQDSVECATQALEKYNIEKDIAAHIKKEFDKKYNPTWHCIVGRNFGSYVTHETKHFIYFYLGQVAILLFKSG from the exons ATGAGCGATCGAAAGGCTGTGATCAAGAATGCGGATATGTCTGAGGAGATGCAGCAGGACTCTGTGGAGTGTGCTACACAGGCCCTGGAAAAATATAATATCGAGAAAGACATTGCTGCCCACATAAAGAAG GAGTTTGACAAGAAATACAATCCGACTTGGCACTGTATTGTGGGAAGAAATTTTGGCAGCTATGTGACTCATGAGACCAAACACTTCATCTACTTCTACCTGGGCCAAGTTGCAATTCTCCTCTTCAAATCTGGTTAG